One region of Candidatus Baltobacteraceae bacterium genomic DNA includes:
- a CDS encoding GTP-binding protein, translating into MAKAKFERTKPHVNIGTTGHVDHGKTTLTAAITHCLSTEGLATARGVDEIDNAPEEKERGITIAISHQEYETKKRHYAHVDCPGHADYIKNMITGAAQMDGAILVVSATDGPMPQTREHILLMKQVGVPKIVVFLNKCDMVDDEELLELVEMEVRELLTKQDFPGDDTPIVRGSALKALQSDGKRGNPATDPIFKLMDTVDEYIPDPVRQTDKPFLMPI; encoded by the coding sequence ATGGCGAAGGCTAAATTCGAGCGCACGAAACCGCACGTTAACATCGGCACGACGGGGCACGTCGATCACGGCAAGACGACGCTCACGGCCGCGATCACGCATTGCCTCTCAACGGAAGGCCTCGCGACGGCGCGCGGCGTCGACGAGATCGACAACGCTCCTGAGGAAAAAGAGCGCGGCATTACGATCGCGATCTCGCACCAAGAGTACGAGACCAAGAAGCGCCATTACGCACACGTCGACTGCCCCGGTCATGCCGACTACATCAAGAACATGATCACCGGCGCGGCGCAGATGGACGGCGCGATCCTCGTCGTTTCGGCGACGGACGGCCCGATGCCGCAAACCCGCGAACACATTCTGCTTATGAAACAGGTCGGCGTTCCGAAGATCGTCGTCTTCTTGAATAAGTGCGACATGGTCGACGACGAGGAGCTCCTCGAGCTCGTCGAAATGGAAGTCCGCGAACTCCTGACCAAACAGGATTTCCCGGGCGACGACACGCCGATCGTTCGCGGCTCGGCGCTCAAGGCGCTCCAGTCCGACGGCAAGCGCGGCAATCCGGCCACCGATCCGATCTTCAAGTTGATGGATACCGTCGACGAGTACATCCCGGATCCGGTTCGTCAGACCGACAAGCCCTTCTTGATGCCGATC
- the fusA gene encoding elongation factor G codes for MAREYPLERTRNIGIAAHIDAGKTTCTERILFYTGRTHKIGEVHDGAATMDWMVQEQERGITITSAATACTWRDTRINIIDTPGHVDFTVEVERSLRVLDGLVALFDSVAAVQPQSETVWRQANKYKVPRIIFVNKMDRMGADFFNAVDKIRERLGANACPIQVPIGAEENFEGVVDLFTMKKIVYTDDAGSTMDEQEVEGELRELAMTWRQELIENIAEQDDELLEMFFDGKELPIDRMKEALRKATIAGTVLPMLCGSAFKNKGIQPLLDAIVEFLPSPLQAKKITGVDADTGAELSRRADDAEPFAALAFKIATDPYGNLTYFRVYSGVLNKGSYVYNARSGKKERIGRILRMHANHREDIDSIGAGDIAAAVGLGDTRTGDTLCDEKNVIILENIVFPEPVIFQAIEPKTKGDQDKLGIALTRLAQEDPTFRMRTDEETQQTIIGGMGELHLEIIVDRLRREFKVEANVGKPQVAYKEAITKTVEKQGKFIRQSGGKGQFGDVWLRVEPQAPGTGFVFEWKIVGGAVPKEYSKAVQSGIEESSQNGVLAGYPVLDFKVTAFDGSYHDVDSSEMAFKIAASMGWKEANRAAGPILLEPIMKVEVTTPKEYLGAINGDLNRRRGMIQSTEEAAGGAQVILANVPLSEMFGYATDMRSATQGRATYTMEFSHYEKAPKSVEEEIVAKAAGKKTSAA; via the coding sequence ATGGCAAGAGAATACCCACTCGAACGCACCCGGAACATCGGTATCGCCGCGCACATCGATGCCGGCAAGACCACGTGTACGGAACGCATTCTGTTCTACACCGGCCGCACGCACAAGATCGGCGAAGTGCACGACGGCGCCGCCACCATGGACTGGATGGTCCAGGAGCAAGAGCGCGGCATCACGATCACGTCCGCCGCGACTGCCTGTACCTGGCGCGACACGCGGATCAATATTATTGATACGCCTGGGCACGTGGACTTCACCGTCGAAGTCGAGCGCTCGCTGCGCGTGCTCGACGGCCTCGTCGCGCTCTTCGACTCGGTTGCCGCCGTGCAGCCGCAGTCCGAGACCGTGTGGCGCCAGGCCAACAAGTACAAAGTTCCGCGCATCATCTTCGTCAATAAAATGGACCGCATGGGTGCGGACTTCTTCAACGCGGTCGACAAGATCCGCGAGCGGCTGGGCGCCAACGCCTGCCCGATTCAAGTACCGATCGGGGCGGAAGAGAACTTCGAAGGCGTCGTCGATCTCTTCACCATGAAGAAGATCGTCTATACCGACGATGCCGGCTCCACGATGGACGAACAAGAAGTCGAAGGCGAGCTGCGCGAACTCGCGATGACGTGGCGTCAGGAGCTCATCGAAAATATCGCCGAGCAAGACGACGAATTGCTGGAGATGTTCTTCGACGGCAAAGAACTGCCGATCGACCGCATGAAGGAAGCGCTGCGCAAGGCGACGATCGCCGGTACGGTGCTTCCGATGCTCTGCGGCTCGGCGTTTAAGAATAAAGGCATTCAGCCGCTGCTCGACGCGATCGTCGAGTTTCTTCCGTCGCCGCTGCAAGCCAAGAAGATCACCGGCGTCGATGCCGATACGGGCGCGGAGCTTTCGCGCCGGGCCGACGATGCCGAGCCGTTCGCGGCACTAGCGTTTAAGATCGCGACCGATCCGTACGGCAACTTGACGTATTTCCGCGTCTACTCGGGCGTGCTCAACAAGGGCTCGTACGTGTACAACGCGCGCTCCGGCAAAAAAGAGCGCATCGGGCGCATCCTGCGCATGCACGCGAACCATCGCGAAGATATCGACTCGATCGGCGCGGGCGACATCGCGGCGGCGGTCGGCCTGGGCGATACGCGCACGGGCGACACGCTCTGCGACGAAAAGAACGTCATCATTCTCGAGAACATCGTGTTCCCCGAGCCGGTCATCTTCCAGGCGATCGAGCCGAAGACCAAGGGCGATCAGGACAAGCTGGGCATCGCGCTCACGCGCTTGGCACAGGAAGATCCGACGTTCCGCATGCGTACCGACGAGGAGACGCAGCAGACGATCATCGGCGGTATGGGCGAACTGCATCTCGAGATCATCGTCGATCGTCTCCGTCGCGAATTCAAAGTGGAAGCCAACGTCGGCAAGCCGCAGGTTGCCTATAAAGAAGCGATCACCAAGACCGTCGAAAAACAGGGCAAGTTCATCCGCCAGTCGGGCGGCAAAGGCCAGTTCGGCGACGTCTGGCTGCGCGTGGAGCCACAGGCACCGGGCACCGGCTTCGTCTTCGAGTGGAAGATCGTCGGCGGCGCGGTTCCCAAGGAATACTCCAAGGCCGTGCAGTCCGGCATCGAAGAGTCGTCGCAAAACGGCGTGCTGGCGGGCTACCCCGTGCTCGACTTCAAGGTCACGGCGTTCGACGGCAGCTACCACGACGTCGACTCCTCGGAGATGGCGTTTAAGATCGCCGCATCGATGGGCTGGAAAGAAGCCAATCGCGCGGCCGGGCCGATTTTGCTCGAGCCCATCATGAAAGTTGAAGTCACCACGCCCAAGGAATACCTTGGCGCGATCAACGGTGATCTCAATCGCCGGCGCGGCATGATTCAATCGACGGAAGAGGCTGCGGGCGGCGCGCAAGTAATTCTTGCCAACGTTCCGCTCTCGGAGATGTTCGGATACGCGACCGATATGCGTTCTGCGACGCAGGGCCGCGCGACGTACACCATGGAGTTTTCGCATTACGAGAAGGCTCCGAAGTCGGTTGAAGAAGAGATTGTCGCAAAGGCTGCCGGCAAGAAAACCTCAGCAGCTTAA